One stretch of Verrucomicrobiota bacterium DNA includes these proteins:
- a CDS encoding Gfo/Idh/MocA family oxidoreductase: MKQESETPQSISRRTFLGHAAAVSALGVIPYTSSAASYTNSIGANDRIRIGQIGCGQRGFGTHQRYVKQHAQGENLEVVAVCDPYRPAREKAAANVKEWSGKAPKQFTSYRDMLEMKDLDAVMIASPDHVHTLHLEAVAKAGKHCYAEKPLGIEFEALKRAVDAAEEAKIIVQVGTQQRTEPSNVGCQKLLESGILGHLSRVEQVRNAAEPYWYKRVDLSVRKEDLDWDEFTNGRTDKPFDPLLYTGWYGYYEFCQGPVPQWGSHYIDLVHYLTGLHIPETCNCHGGTYTWKDHYNFTAPDQIDAIWSYPENTVVTYTTNFGNSSGNRTRILGEKGTLELERRGSAIYTAEGGINRDGSIRGENEVKDIQRADHFQNWFQALRGKVKPHAPLEAGYRHAVATIMAQMSYESGRRSRYHPDSRTITLD; the protein is encoded by the coding sequence ATGAAACAAGAATCAGAAACACCCCAATCTATCTCTCGTCGTACTTTCCTTGGCCATGCCGCAGCTGTCTCGGCACTGGGCGTGATACCCTACACCTCATCGGCCGCTTCCTACACAAACAGTATCGGCGCGAACGATCGCATACGTATCGGCCAGATCGGTTGCGGCCAACGCGGTTTCGGTACTCACCAACGCTATGTAAAGCAACACGCACAGGGGGAAAACCTGGAAGTCGTCGCGGTTTGCGATCCCTACCGGCCAGCCCGGGAAAAAGCGGCTGCGAATGTAAAGGAATGGTCCGGTAAAGCCCCTAAGCAATTCACCAGCTACCGCGACATGCTGGAAATGAAAGATCTGGATGCAGTGATGATCGCTTCACCCGATCATGTCCACACGCTCCACCTGGAAGCAGTAGCCAAGGCAGGGAAGCACTGTTACGCGGAGAAGCCGCTTGGCATAGAGTTCGAAGCGTTGAAGCGGGCAGTTGACGCAGCTGAAGAAGCGAAGATCATTGTCCAGGTCGGCACGCAACAGCGAACGGAACCCTCCAACGTCGGATGCCAGAAGCTTTTGGAATCAGGTATCCTCGGGCATCTATCGCGTGTCGAACAGGTGCGCAATGCAGCCGAACCGTATTGGTATAAACGCGTTGATCTTTCTGTTAGAAAAGAGGATCTCGATTGGGACGAGTTTACCAACGGAAGAACCGACAAACCCTTCGACCCGCTGTTATACACCGGATGGTATGGCTATTACGAATTCTGCCAGGGCCCGGTACCCCAATGGGGCAGTCATTACATAGATCTGGTTCATTACCTGACTGGCCTTCACATACCGGAAACCTGTAATTGCCATGGCGGCACCTACACCTGGAAAGATCACTACAACTTTACCGCTCCTGACCAGATAGATGCCATCTGGAGTTATCCGGAAAATACCGTGGTGACTTACACCACCAATTTTGGAAACAGCAGCGGAAACCGCACCCGTATCCTGGGCGAAAAAGGAACCCTGGAACTGGAACGCCGCGGTTCTGCCATTTACACGGCAGAAGGTGGAATCAATCGAGATGGATCGATTCGGGGCGAAAACGAAGTGAAAGACATTCAACGGGCCGATCACTTTCAGAATTGGTTCCAGGCCTTACGAGGAAAAGTCAAACCCCACGCACCTCTTGAAGCTGGTTATCGCCACGCGGTGGCAACGATCATGGCTCAAATGTCCTATGAATCAGGCAGGAGGTCGCGTTATCATCCTGATAGCAGAACCATAACCCTGGATTGA
- a CDS encoding DUF1080 domain-containing protein: MKTELNFCLLKTSIFRRRFIGDVGVIAGAMTILPLLNLSAVETHGPWISLFNGKDLAGWKGVNGTMTNWKIKNGLLVSTGRWEGNATWIAHEQVFADFELEVEFRYDPGCNSGVFFRTPLVEKSPAYLGNEIQIADMTDEKLLEKITSDRYMGALYNVASPTGDATKKPGEWQGMNVRCVGERFRVTVNDLLVQDFDLTQFPEDVKKAHPGLLRSDGHIGLQNKDVRIEFRKVRIREIQ, translated from the coding sequence ATGAAAACCGAATTAAATTTCTGCCTCCTGAAAACAAGTATTTTCCGCCGCCGTTTCATTGGAGACGTCGGCGTCATTGCCGGAGCGATGACAATTTTACCGTTGTTGAATCTGAGTGCTGTCGAAACCCATGGTCCATGGATTTCACTGTTCAACGGAAAGGACCTGGCTGGTTGGAAAGGCGTCAATGGCACAATGACCAACTGGAAGATCAAAAACGGATTGCTGGTTAGCACCGGCCGGTGGGAGGGAAACGCAACCTGGATTGCTCACGAGCAGGTGTTCGCCGACTTTGAACTGGAGGTGGAATTTCGATACGACCCCGGTTGCAACAGCGGTGTCTTCTTCCGGACGCCGCTTGTAGAAAAAAGTCCGGCCTACCTGGGTAACGAAATTCAAATCGCAGACATGACCGATGAGAAACTGCTCGAGAAGATTACTTCCGACCGGTACATGGGCGCGCTTTATAACGTAGCCTCTCCAACCGGCGATGCGACGAAGAAACCGGGGGAATGGCAAGGAATGAACGTACGCTGTGTCGGTGAGCGCTTCCGTGTAACCGTCAACGACTTACTTGTTCAGGATTTCGATCTGACTCAATTTCCCGAAGATGTTAAGAAGGCACATCCCGGTCTGCTACGATCAGACGGTCATATCGGATTGCAAAATAAAGACGTCCGGATCGAATTCCGTAAAGTTCGCATCCGGGAAATCCAATAA
- a CDS encoding NADH:flavin oxidoreductase, with translation MSDSKSHNEDVLFRPFPFGRITLPNRIVMAPMTRNKSPGNVPGAEVAAYYRRRAEGGIGLIVTEGTHPGFKGAQGYPDVPNFHGTEALAGWKKVAAEVHQAGGFIIPQIWHVGSIRKKGIGSNPEDAVVGPSPVMHPFYLMDGELPEGAEVPEEMSQSDIDACVAAYANAAEDALENGFDGVEIHGAHSYLIDQFFWEATNRRVDSYGGNLAQRTRFAVEIIQAMRARVPDNFPIVFRFSQWKSGDYYHKMARSPEELESFLLPLSEAGVDIFHCSTRRFNDPEFKGSNLNLAGWTKRLTGKPSITVGSVGLDNDFLRTFGGQEANASDISALIGRMEESEFDLVAVGRALLSDPAWAQKIQTGREKEIVEFTREYMQKLA, from the coding sequence ATGTCTGATTCAAAATCACACAATGAGGACGTGTTGTTCCGACCGTTTCCATTTGGAAGGATAACTTTGCCGAACCGTATCGTAATGGCGCCCATGACTCGCAACAAATCGCCGGGCAATGTCCCAGGTGCCGAAGTGGCGGCCTATTACCGTCGTCGGGCGGAAGGTGGTATAGGACTGATTGTTACCGAGGGAACTCATCCGGGTTTTAAGGGAGCACAGGGTTACCCCGATGTGCCGAATTTTCATGGCACCGAGGCTCTTGCTGGTTGGAAAAAAGTGGCAGCTGAAGTTCATCAAGCCGGCGGATTTATCATTCCCCAGATCTGGCACGTAGGTAGTATTCGAAAAAAAGGCATCGGCTCGAATCCGGAAGATGCCGTAGTGGGTCCTTCGCCGGTTATGCATCCATTTTACCTGATGGATGGCGAACTCCCGGAGGGGGCTGAAGTGCCCGAAGAAATGAGTCAGTCCGACATCGACGCTTGCGTCGCCGCCTATGCCAATGCCGCCGAAGATGCCCTCGAAAATGGCTTCGACGGCGTCGAAATTCATGGTGCCCACAGCTACTTGATCGATCAGTTTTTCTGGGAAGCAACCAATCGCCGTGTGGACAGCTACGGTGGTAACCTGGCCCAACGAACCCGTTTTGCGGTCGAAATTATCCAGGCTATGCGCGCCCGTGTGCCCGATAATTTTCCAATCGTGTTTCGATTTTCCCAGTGGAAGAGCGGCGACTATTATCACAAAATGGCCCGCTCACCCGAGGAGTTGGAGTCATTCCTGTTGCCCCTCAGTGAGGCAGGCGTAGATATTTTTCATTGCAGTACACGGCGCTTTAACGATCCGGAATTTAAGGGTTCCAACCTGAACCTCGCAGGCTGGACCAAGCGATTGACCGGCAAACCGTCGATCACGGTTGGCAGTGTCGGGCTGGACAATGACTTTTTGAGAACCTTTGGCGGCCAGGAAGCCAACGCATCCGATATCAGCGCCCTGATTGGACGTATGGAAGAAAGTGAATTTGATCTGGTAGCGGTAGGACGGGCGTTGCTCTCGGATCCGGCCTGGGCTCAGAAAATTCAAACTGGCAGGGAAAAAGAAATTGTCGAATTTACCCGCGAGTATATGCAGAAACTGGCATGA
- a CDS encoding Gfo/Idh/MocA family oxidoreductase, translated as MTETIRFGLVGFGRFGGNHARAIANAEGAELAGVAAKSSDSIAAAAMEFPDVFITSDFHELIARDDIDVIDVALPTYLHFEVAKAALEAGKHVFIEKPMTPSTEECRELVRLAKERDLVIAIGFKRRAARLWGQVNELVNDGVIGEPQHALFELWRWPYRQGADGWRYDIRRVGSWELEEPVHCFDMARWYFTPTAGEIVSVYAKANSRQEGHPELHDNFTAILEFENGAHATIAQTLSAWGHQHGLKLTGKKGAIMATWRGATDDAPARQTLDYMCSESRQGEVESVEFTEEASELYELEREMEAFVRAIHGEGSVIADGNDGVWSIALCEAAHRSIETGEVVSMKGFKP; from the coding sequence ATGACCGAAACTATTCGATTCGGCCTGGTTGGCTTTGGGCGCTTTGGTGGCAATCACGCACGCGCCATTGCGAATGCGGAAGGCGCTGAACTGGCTGGAGTGGCGGCAAAGTCTTCTGACAGTATTGCGGCGGCGGCAATGGAATTTCCCGACGTGTTTATAACCTCCGATTTTCACGAACTGATTGCGCGTGACGATATTGATGTTATCGATGTCGCACTTCCCACCTATCTGCATTTCGAAGTTGCGAAGGCCGCGCTCGAGGCAGGTAAACATGTCTTTATCGAAAAGCCCATGACGCCTTCCACCGAAGAGTGCCGTGAACTGGTTCGCCTGGCCAAAGAGCGGGATCTCGTGATCGCAATCGGGTTCAAGCGTCGGGCGGCACGACTCTGGGGGCAGGTAAATGAGCTGGTAAATGATGGCGTGATCGGTGAGCCGCAACACGCGCTGTTTGAATTGTGGCGCTGGCCCTATCGGCAGGGAGCCGATGGTTGGCGGTATGACATCCGACGCGTGGGCAGTTGGGAATTGGAAGAGCCGGTTCATTGTTTCGACATGGCACGTTGGTATTTTACTCCGACCGCCGGAGAAATCGTGTCGGTTTACGCCAAGGCCAATTCACGTCAGGAAGGCCATCCGGAGCTACACGACAATTTTACCGCCATTCTGGAATTCGAAAACGGTGCACACGCCACGATTGCACAGACCTTGAGCGCCTGGGGACATCAACACGGTTTGAAATTAACCGGAAAGAAAGGTGCGATCATGGCAACATGGCGCGGAGCCACCGATGACGCACCGGCAAGGCAAACGCTGGACTACATGTGCAGCGAGTCGCGCCAGGGCGAAGTTGAATCTGTCGAGTTTACTGAAGAAGCAAGCGAGCTGTATGAGTTGGAGCGGGAAATGGAAGCCTTCGTGCGGGCGATTCACGGAGAGGGCTCCGTAATCGCTGATGGAAACGACGGGGTGTGGTCTATCGCTTTGTGCGAGGCGGCGCATCGTTCAATTGAAACCGGGGAAGTGGTTTCCATGAAAGGATTCAAACCGTGA
- a CDS encoding Gfo/Idh/MocA family oxidoreductase, giving the protein MSNKIERRTFIKSGVAASLALSAAPAYLQGKDDRNIKLGFIGIGGRGAGMLKTTMRLTNVSVTAVCDTFPRNLKAAQELVEKTQGSRPDGYGDHELSYLNLLERDDLDGVVIATPWELHIPMTIAAMRAGKYAATEVGPASSVDECWELVNTYEETCVPFAIFGKQRQPHAYKGRDIPHSAIYHDTGTTFYHRTRGCHITTRAGTNVSAHVKNNHITRLCIFG; this is encoded by the coding sequence ATGAGTAACAAAATAGAACGACGCACCTTTATAAAAAGTGGTGTGGCTGCAAGTTTAGCCCTATCTGCTGCCCCAGCCTATCTCCAAGGCAAGGACGACCGCAACATCAAGCTCGGATTCATCGGTATCGGTGGACGTGGAGCGGGCATGTTAAAAACAACCATGCGCCTGACCAATGTCAGTGTGACGGCCGTTTGTGATACCTTCCCCAGAAATTTGAAAGCGGCTCAGGAACTAGTCGAGAAAACCCAGGGATCACGACCGGATGGTTATGGCGATCATGAATTGTCGTATCTGAATCTGCTGGAACGGGACGACCTGGATGGAGTCGTTATCGCCACTCCATGGGAGTTGCACATTCCCATGACTATCGCGGCTATGAGAGCTGGCAAATACGCAGCCACCGAAGTCGGCCCTGCTTCCTCCGTCGACGAGTGCTGGGAATTGGTCAACACGTACGAGGAAACGTGCGTGCCCTTTGCCATCTTTGGTAAACAGAGGCAACCCCATGCTTATAAAGGCCGGGATATCCCTCATAGCGCCATTTACCACGATACCGGAACAACCTTTTACCATCGCACGCGTGGATGTCACATCACCACTCGGGCTGGAACCAATGTCTCCGCCCATGTCAAAAACAATCACATCACCCGGCTGTGCATCTTCGGCTGA
- a CDS encoding PQQ-binding-like beta-propeller repeat protein, with product MLVSVAILFACLISMGVANASSQNWPQFLGPGGLADAGAQNIPIEFGPDKNLLWRTTIFRGNSSPVIWGKRLFLSGYRDQERVMVALDCTNGNLLWEKIVMANSQEQFTHRLSGPAESTPCTDGKRVYFYFGNYGLIALDFDGALVWEKKLSKPRTGMGTGTSPILVGELLILIRDGTDDPCVLALDTATGEERWKHPRPGYNASHASPFLWKNRLRTELIIAGNKSLVSLNPTTGQQMWKVEDTNGFPCTTPTGNSEMLFFASWSANSSVGRDTLEAHFDDDLVFTDEELENPKVFFRRFDQNQDGVIEIDEMPQSRARDVFTWLDRNDNLLWEPDEFSVLTRPTGKGRNIMVAVKPGGEGRLNDTDFIAWDWRKNLPYVASPLVSENRVYLVKSLGIISCLNTETGEPFFDGKRTGIKGEYFASPIKVGDKILFPSCQGSVFVIKDNEDFEILSENVIDEEIIASPAVVDDTIYLRSLNSLWAFRTGFTEGN from the coding sequence ATGTTAGTATCGGTGGCGATTCTGTTCGCCTGCCTGATTTCCATGGGTGTGGCTAACGCCTCCTCTCAAAATTGGCCGCAATTCCTGGGACCAGGTGGTTTGGCGGATGCCGGCGCACAGAATATTCCGATTGAGTTCGGGCCGGATAAAAACCTGCTCTGGAGGACCACTATTTTCAGAGGCAATTCCTCGCCTGTCATTTGGGGTAAGCGCTTGTTCTTAAGCGGGTATCGTGACCAGGAGCGAGTCATGGTGGCTTTGGACTGTACAAATGGAAATTTGCTCTGGGAGAAAATCGTAATGGCCAATAGCCAGGAGCAGTTTACCCACCGTCTTTCAGGCCCGGCTGAGTCAACTCCGTGTACGGACGGGAAGCGCGTTTACTTTTATTTCGGAAATTACGGATTAATCGCCCTCGACTTTGATGGTGCTCTGGTTTGGGAAAAAAAGCTGAGCAAACCTCGCACCGGAATGGGCACCGGAACTTCACCGATCCTCGTGGGCGAATTGTTGATTCTTATCAGGGACGGCACGGATGATCCCTGCGTCCTGGCATTGGATACTGCGACTGGGGAGGAGCGTTGGAAGCATCCGCGTCCAGGATACAATGCCAGCCACGCCTCTCCGTTTTTATGGAAGAACCGCCTTCGAACTGAGTTGATCATTGCCGGAAACAAATCGCTGGTTTCCCTCAACCCAACTACAGGTCAACAGATGTGGAAAGTTGAAGACACCAATGGATTTCCTTGCACGACACCCACCGGTAATTCCGAAATGCTATTCTTTGCTTCCTGGTCTGCCAACAGCTCGGTTGGACGAGATACCCTGGAAGCCCACTTTGACGATGATTTGGTTTTTACGGATGAAGAATTGGAAAACCCGAAGGTGTTTTTTAGACGATTTGATCAGAACCAGGATGGCGTAATCGAAATCGACGAAATGCCGCAAAGTCGTGCCAGAGACGTTTTTACGTGGCTGGACCGAAATGATAACCTGCTTTGGGAACCGGATGAATTTTCAGTCCTGACCCGACCCACTGGAAAAGGAAGAAACATTATGGTCGCAGTAAAGCCAGGAGGAGAGGGTAGACTGAACGACACGGATTTCATTGCATGGGATTGGCGGAAGAACCTGCCTTATGTTGCGTCACCGCTTGTGAGCGAAAATCGCGTCTACCTGGTAAAGTCGCTGGGTATCATATCGTGCCTCAACACTGAAACAGGAGAACCCTTTTTCGATGGGAAACGAACTGGAATCAAAGGTGAGTATTTCGCTTCTCCCATAAAAGTCGGTGACAAGATCTTGTTTCCATCCTGCCAGGGGTCCGTATTTGTGATAAAGGATAACGAGGATTTTGAGATATTGTCCGAGAACGTAATCGACGAAGAAATTATTGCTTCACCCGCGGTTGTCGACGACACCATCTACCTTCGCTCGCTCAATAGCCTGTGGGCATTTAGAACCGGTTTTACAGAAGGTAATTGA
- a CDS encoding DUF3604 domain-containing protein, which yields MMNSYKDMKLLFGDMHNHCGISYAHGSLEDALRNARERLDFVSVTGHAHWPDMPNPNADIQYIIDFHEEGFAKLKAGWPKMMEVLKEFNDEGSFVVFPGFEVHFCACGDRNMLYKDLEGEILYPKDLVDLHNQLRVLREQGRDSIAQPHHLGYLKGTRGIDWDSFSPEFAPFVEMLSMHGCSESSENIKPFLHSMGPSDWQSTIHYGLKQGHVFGFSGGTDHHSAHPGSYGHGMTGLWAESGNREDVWNALLQRRMFALTGDRMDLRFTVNGAPMGSEIAATDKRRIEFALQAGGAIDYVDILRDGELVKRFSQYEMDGAKTINDDLIHTKIYLELGWGARHKTCHWQAELGITEGEIKAVEPRFRGREVVSPVEAEDIGSYHTSKVLEAGAQSVRFETLTSGNPNNSTNMSQGMCLEVTMPRDATVWANLNDKRVEWSLASLMEGARSGVMKDIDSPAWRFNRAPNPNQWKWSGEWEDDGGKGNSYYLRVRQRNDQWGWSSPVFLNS from the coding sequence ATGATGAATTCATACAAAGATATGAAATTGCTTTTCGGAGACATGCACAATCATTGCGGCATTTCCTACGCGCATGGTTCGTTGGAAGACGCTTTGCGTAACGCCCGTGAGCGGCTCGATTTTGTGAGTGTCACCGGACACGCGCATTGGCCGGATATGCCAAATCCGAACGCGGACATTCAATACATTATTGATTTCCATGAAGAGGGCTTCGCCAAGCTCAAGGCTGGTTGGCCGAAGATGATGGAGGTCTTGAAGGAATTCAACGACGAGGGAAGTTTTGTCGTGTTTCCGGGGTTTGAAGTTCATTTCTGTGCCTGCGGAGATCGCAACATGCTCTACAAGGATCTGGAGGGTGAGATTCTGTACCCAAAAGATCTGGTCGACCTGCACAATCAACTGCGTGTTCTGCGAGAGCAGGGCAGGGATTCCATCGCTCAGCCACACCATCTTGGTTACCTGAAAGGTACGCGCGGCATCGATTGGGACAGCTTCAGTCCGGAGTTTGCGCCTTTTGTTGAAATGCTTTCCATGCACGGCTGTTCAGAGTCCTCGGAGAACATCAAGCCGTTCCTGCATTCCATGGGACCCAGCGACTGGCAAAGCACGATCCATTACGGATTGAAACAAGGGCATGTGTTTGGCTTCTCGGGTGGTACGGATCACCATAGCGCACATCCCGGAAGTTATGGGCATGGAATGACCGGGCTCTGGGCGGAGTCCGGCAATCGTGAGGATGTCTGGAACGCGTTGTTGCAGCGACGCATGTTTGCGTTGACGGGCGACCGAATGGATCTGCGGTTTACAGTGAACGGCGCGCCGATGGGATCTGAGATTGCGGCGACCGATAAGCGCCGCATCGAGTTCGCACTTCAAGCTGGAGGAGCCATTGACTACGTGGACATTCTGCGCGACGGAGAATTGGTGAAGCGATTTTCGCAATATGAAATGGATGGAGCCAAAACAATAAATGACGATTTGATTCATACGAAAATTTATCTGGAATTGGGGTGGGGTGCTCGCCACAAAACCTGCCATTGGCAAGCAGAGCTGGGAATAACAGAAGGTGAAATCAAGGCTGTGGAGCCACGCTTTCGAGGACGGGAAGTGGTGTCGCCAGTGGAGGCAGAGGACATCGGAAGCTACCACACCAGCAAGGTTTTGGAGGCTGGGGCTCAGTCCGTTCGATTTGAAACTCTCACCAGCGGCAATCCGAATAATTCCACCAATATGTCGCAAGGCATGTGCTTGGAAGTGACTATGCCGCGAGACGCGACCGTGTGGGCAAATCTGAATGACAAGCGTGTTGAGTGGTCGTTGGCGTCGTTGATGGAGGGCGCGCGGTCAGGAGTGATGAAGGATATCGACTCTCCTGCTTGGCGTTTCAATCGCGCACCAAATCCGAACCAATGGAAATGGTCGGGTGAATGGGAAGATGATGGCGGTAAAGGCAATTCTTACTATCTTCGAGTACGCCAGCGCAATGATCAGTGGGGTTGGAGCTCGCCCGTTTTTTTGAATTCCTAA
- a CDS encoding NAD(P)-dependent oxidoreductase, with amino-acid sequence MVKQSILITGVYGLVGSCVYRHLIEKPDQYEVYGMDRSRQPSTRVHADEVADVPEHHFFLSDMSDIGDLEQAFQGMDTVIHMAADPDDQAPWESTLKNNIEATYHMFEAAKRVGVRRVIYASSIQVSFGYFYNVEPYKSIHERKYTSVPESFKPITTSHPTWPINFYGSSKVFGETLARMYSSTTDLSCICIRMGGVHSMDKVPKPVLPNASTKNDMVRLVELSVEAHDNLKFEILYGISNSDHRWVDLEHTAKTVGYVPEDRISMED; translated from the coding sequence ATGGTAAAACAATCGATTTTGATTACAGGCGTCTATGGGTTGGTAGGGAGCTGTGTCTACAGACACTTAATTGAAAAACCCGATCAATACGAGGTATACGGCATGGATCGAAGCAGACAGCCATCAACGAGGGTCCATGCAGATGAGGTAGCTGATGTGCCTGAGCATCATTTTTTTCTATCGGACATGTCAGACATTGGCGATTTAGAGCAGGCATTTCAAGGTATGGATACCGTCATACATATGGCAGCTGATCCTGATGACCAAGCTCCGTGGGAAAGTACTCTGAAAAATAACATTGAGGCCACTTACCACATGTTCGAAGCAGCCAAGCGAGTAGGTGTTCGGCGGGTGATTTATGCGAGCTCCATTCAGGTAAGTTTTGGTTATTTCTATAACGTCGAACCCTACAAGAGTATCCATGAAAGAAAGTATACAAGCGTACCTGAATCTTTTAAACCCATAACCACATCGCATCCAACATGGCCGATCAATTTTTACGGTTCCAGTAAAGTATTCGGAGAAACGTTGGCGCGGATGTATAGCAGCACGACAGATCTTTCATGTATCTGCATTCGTATGGGTGGCGTCCACTCGATGGATAAAGTCCCAAAACCAGTGCTTCCGAACGCCAGCACTAAAAATGACATGGTTCGACTCGTCGAACTGAGTGTCGAGGCACACGATAACCTGAAGTTTGAAATCCTCTACGGCATATCGAATAGTGACCATCGGTGGGTTGACTTAGAACATACGGCGAAAACGGTCGGTTACGTTCCAGAGGACAGAATCAGTATGGAGGATTAG
- a CDS encoding MFS transporter, translated as MSDTTNRTADSPWWKGVTRYQWLVLVIASLGWIFDTFEGQIFVTSMNEMMASLLPEDVPSEKRDAVAKLALGAFLVGGAVGGVYFGMLSDRIGRARTMIITILVYSLFTCLTAFAQSTTQVIGLRFFVAMGVGGEWAVASAMVAEVFPRFARVRSLGIFHATSAMGSYLAIAAGAFIVGNPALKTEAIPDLNWRLAFALGALPALLTIWIRVKLKEPDSWKRAVEVAKKDPTKQTGRIGDLFKGELRRRTLVGVALAAIGLATFWGVKIYGRNLMRSAAEREVISQNAESLSNNEAALEANFSQIKKQEMTGHFLVMTGGLLGMLAFGPISERLGRRGAFSFFFVGGFVSSALLFGLFTERGIIFYWWALPVFGFLVSGIHSGYAIYFPELFPSRLRGTGGGLCFNLGRIIAAPVLFLTAWMQQSQGVTTNQTAALLSGFFLLGLIVVKFAPETQGEELPE; from the coding sequence GTGAGCGACACGACTAATCGCACAGCGGACAGTCCCTGGTGGAAAGGTGTCACTCGCTATCAGTGGCTGGTGCTCGTTATAGCCTCGCTGGGCTGGATCTTTGACACTTTCGAAGGTCAGATTTTTGTCACGAGCATGAACGAGATGATGGCGTCGCTCTTGCCGGAGGACGTTCCAAGCGAGAAGCGGGATGCGGTGGCGAAGCTGGCGTTGGGCGCGTTCCTGGTTGGTGGCGCAGTGGGCGGCGTGTATTTCGGTATGTTGAGCGATCGCATCGGCCGTGCGCGGACGATGATTATAACCATTCTTGTGTATTCCCTCTTTACCTGTTTGACGGCATTTGCCCAATCAACCACGCAAGTGATCGGGCTCCGTTTTTTTGTAGCGATGGGCGTGGGTGGCGAATGGGCGGTGGCGAGTGCCATGGTGGCAGAGGTGTTTCCGCGCTTTGCGCGAGTGCGTTCGTTGGGCATATTTCATGCGACAAGCGCGATGGGTTCCTATTTGGCGATCGCGGCGGGAGCCTTCATCGTCGGCAATCCGGCGTTAAAGACGGAGGCGATTCCGGATTTGAACTGGCGGTTGGCGTTTGCCCTTGGTGCACTGCCGGCGTTGTTGACAATCTGGATACGCGTAAAACTAAAGGAGCCGGATAGTTGGAAGAGGGCGGTGGAAGTCGCCAAGAAGGATCCGACCAAACAAACCGGCCGAATTGGAGATTTGTTTAAAGGCGAATTGAGGCGCCGTACTCTGGTGGGTGTCGCTCTGGCAGCGATCGGACTGGCAACTTTCTGGGGGGTAAAGATCTATGGACGCAATCTGATGCGCAGCGCGGCAGAGCGGGAGGTGATTTCGCAAAACGCAGAATCGCTCTCGAATAACGAGGCGGCTCTGGAGGCGAATTTCAGCCAGATCAAGAAGCAGGAAATGACGGGACACTTCCTGGTGATGACAGGTGGATTGTTGGGCATGCTGGCATTTGGACCTATCAGCGAGCGACTGGGGCGGCGCGGGGCGTTTTCATTTTTCTTTGTGGGAGGATTTGTCAGCAGCGCGTTGCTGTTCGGATTGTTTACAGAGAGAGGTATTATATTCTACTGGTGGGCACTGCCTGTGTTTGGATTTCTGGTGAGCGGTATTCACTCCGGCTATGCCATTTATTTTCCGGAGCTTTTCCCATCGCGCCTGCGCGGGACTGGAGGTGGACTGTGTTTTAATCTGGGGCGGATTATTGCAGCTCCTGTCTTGTTTCTAACTGCCTGGATGCAGCAATCCCAGGGGGTTACGACCAATCAGACCGCCGCCCTGTTGAGCGGATTCTTTTTGCTGGGTCTGATTGTCGTTAAATTTGCGCCGGAGACTCAGGGAGAGGAACTGCCCGAGTAA